In a genomic window of Dyadobacter fermentans DSM 18053:
- a CDS encoding RagB/SusD family nutrient uptake outer membrane protein, with amino-acid sequence MKTNTFKHTIIAGIAALTLGLASCDSGLLETVPNDRLSEDLFWKTENDAKLAVNSLYTDLDSTTAVTFDGITDLAHTNQSFNVAAYIEAGSYDATSSVIYDEWRRAYRGIRGVNYFLENVDKVPSTNTALLNQLKGEAKALRAYHYLKLAGLFGSVPLVTASISIDEGRSLTSTPVEEIWNFVEKELTEAAALLPSTYGAADKGRFTKGAALGLLARADLYAGRYQKAADAADQVIKSGVYGLYESYEKLYSYAAENNKEVLLDKQYLKDIAQNNVFNLLAPYSQKNAQSTYVPTKALVDSYETLEGKKISDPASGYDPAKPYANRDPRLKFSIFLEGDALPSGITFQPRPTSGTADAIGSTYIASTTGFNIKKYINNEDFANPTNSGINIILLRYAEVLLTYAEAKIELGQTDATVLAAINQVRNGRTDVKQPSVTAATQAALRDIVRRERTVELAFEGQRIFDIRRWKTAEQVLQGPVFGITYPDASGKLVTVQAASSNRVFDASRHYLWPIPQKERDLNPNLKQNPNW; translated from the coding sequence ATGAAAACAAATACATTTAAACATACCATTATCGCCGGAATCGCCGCCCTCACGCTCGGTCTGGCCTCCTGCGACTCGGGCCTGCTCGAAACCGTTCCGAACGACCGTCTTTCCGAAGACTTATTCTGGAAAACCGAAAACGACGCCAAACTGGCCGTTAACTCACTCTACACGGACCTCGACAGCACCACCGCCGTCACATTCGACGGCATTACCGACCTGGCGCATACCAACCAGAGCTTCAACGTGGCCGCTTACATTGAAGCCGGCAGTTACGATGCGACGAGCTCGGTGATTTATGACGAATGGCGGCGCGCATACCGCGGCATTCGCGGTGTGAATTACTTCCTGGAAAATGTGGATAAGGTGCCGAGCACCAACACTGCGCTGCTCAACCAGCTGAAAGGCGAAGCAAAAGCATTGCGCGCTTACCATTATCTGAAACTGGCTGGCTTGTTCGGTTCGGTCCCGTTGGTGACCGCGTCGATCAGCATTGATGAAGGCCGTTCGCTCACCAGTACGCCAGTGGAAGAGATCTGGAATTTTGTCGAAAAAGAACTGACCGAAGCCGCTGCCTTGCTGCCGTCCACTTACGGCGCTGCCGACAAGGGCCGCTTCACGAAAGGCGCTGCGCTGGGCCTGCTCGCCCGGGCGGATTTGTACGCAGGCCGTTACCAAAAGGCAGCCGATGCAGCCGACCAGGTGATCAAATCGGGTGTGTATGGCTTGTATGAATCCTACGAAAAGCTGTACAGTTACGCCGCGGAAAATAACAAGGAAGTGCTGCTGGATAAACAGTATCTGAAAGACATTGCCCAAAACAACGTCTTCAACCTGCTGGCGCCGTACAGTCAGAAGAATGCGCAAAGCACTTATGTTCCTACAAAAGCATTGGTGGATAGCTACGAAACTCTGGAAGGAAAGAAAATCTCCGATCCGGCGAGCGGCTACGATCCAGCAAAGCCTTATGCGAACCGCGATCCGCGGTTGAAATTCTCGATCTTCCTCGAAGGCGACGCATTACCAAGCGGCATTACATTCCAGCCCCGCCCGACGAGCGGCACCGCCGACGCGATCGGCAGCACGTACATTGCTTCCACGACCGGTTTTAATATCAAAAAGTACATCAATAATGAAGATTTCGCGAACCCGACCAACAGCGGGATCAATATCATCCTGCTGCGTTACGCGGAAGTACTGCTGACTTACGCGGAAGCGAAAATCGAGCTGGGCCAGACCGATGCGACCGTGCTGGCTGCCATTAACCAGGTACGAAATGGCCGTACCGACGTGAAGCAGCCTTCGGTAACCGCTGCCACGCAAGCCGCATTGCGTGACATCGTACGCCGCGAACGGACGGTAGAGCTGGCATTTGAAGGCCAAAGGATATTTGATATCCGCCGCTGGAAAACTGCTGAGCAGGTTTTACAAGGTCCGGTGTTCGGCATCACTTACCCGGATGCGTCGGGCAAGCTGGTAACGGTGCAGGCTGCTTCTTCCAACCGCGTGTTCGATGCGAGCCGCCATTACCTGTGGCCCATTCCGCAGAAGGAGCGCGATTTGAACCCGAATCTGAAACAAAATCCGAACTGGTAA
- a CDS encoding sulfatase family protein — protein MLRILSLLLVSAGLCLLMAFRPEKPAAKTPNIVLFFIDDLGYGDLSVYGALGYKTPNLDKMAQEGTRFTNFMAAQAVCSASRAALLTGCYPNRLGISGAFGPNAGVGLNPKEETIAELVKAQGYATGIFGKWHLGSDQEFLPLQQGFDEYYGVPYSHDMWPLHPWQERAKYPPLHWIEGNKPVKEIKNLEDASELTPVITEKAISFIKRNKNKPFFLYVPHPLPHVPLAASAKFRGKSERGIFGDVMMELDWSVGEIMKELKAQGLDNNTLVIFTSDNGPWLNYGDHAGSAGGFREGKGTSFEGGQREPCIIRWPGVVPAGRVSNKLLSTLDVLPTIAKLTNAKLPKEKIDGLDFSALLKGDDTQTPRESFLYYYRKNNLEAVRKGNWKLVFAHPGRTYEGSLPGKNGQPGPSPEDHQFPKALYNLARDPSERYDVLEQNPEIVAELEKIADAAREDMGDDLQNKTGKNVREIGRAGRK, from the coding sequence ATGCTTCGAATACTCTCTCTGCTGCTGGTATCCGCTGGCCTATGCCTGCTGATGGCCTTCAGACCTGAAAAGCCAGCCGCAAAAACACCCAACATCGTTCTCTTTTTCATCGACGACCTCGGCTACGGCGACCTTTCCGTGTACGGCGCATTGGGCTACAAAACGCCTAACCTCGATAAAATGGCCCAGGAAGGCACGCGTTTTACCAACTTCATGGCCGCACAGGCCGTGTGCAGCGCGTCGCGTGCGGCATTGTTGACGGGTTGTTATCCCAACCGTCTGGGCATTTCGGGGGCATTCGGGCCAAATGCTGGGGTAGGCCTCAACCCTAAGGAAGAAACCATCGCCGAATTGGTGAAAGCGCAGGGTTATGCCACCGGTATTTTCGGCAAATGGCACCTCGGCAGCGACCAGGAATTTTTGCCTTTGCAGCAGGGCTTTGATGAATATTACGGCGTGCCTTACTCGCACGACATGTGGCCGCTGCACCCATGGCAGGAACGCGCCAAATATCCGCCGCTGCATTGGATTGAAGGAAATAAGCCGGTGAAGGAGATCAAAAACCTCGAAGACGCCAGCGAACTGACGCCCGTAATTACCGAAAAAGCCATTTCATTTATCAAAAGGAATAAAAACAAGCCTTTCTTCCTATATGTACCGCACCCGCTGCCGCACGTGCCATTGGCTGCTTCGGCAAAATTCCGCGGCAAAAGCGAGCGAGGCATTTTCGGAGATGTGATGATGGAACTCGACTGGTCGGTAGGGGAGATCATGAAAGAGCTGAAAGCGCAGGGGCTGGATAACAACACGCTCGTGATTTTCACCTCCGACAATGGCCCCTGGCTCAACTACGGCGACCACGCCGGCTCGGCAGGTGGCTTCCGCGAAGGCAAAGGAACCTCATTCGAAGGCGGCCAGCGCGAGCCGTGCATTATACGCTGGCCGGGTGTTGTCCCCGCCGGAAGGGTTTCCAATAAGCTCCTCTCCACCCTCGACGTCCTCCCGACCATCGCCAAACTGACCAATGCGAAATTACCCAAGGAAAAAATCGACGGCCTCGATTTCAGCGCATTGCTCAAAGGCGACGACACCCAGACGCCGCGCGAAAGTTTCTTGTATTATTACCGCAAAAACAACCTGGAAGCCGTCCGCAAGGGCAACTGGAAGCTCGTCTTCGCCCACCCGGGCCGCACTTACGAAGGCTCCCTCCCTGGCAAAAACGGCCAACCCGGCCCTTCGCCAGAGGATCATCAATTCCCAAAAGCACTCTACAACCTCGCCCGCGACCCATCTGAGCGCTACGACGTGCTGGAACAGAACCCGGAAATCGTAGCCGAACTGGAAAAAATCGCGGACGCCGCACGTGAAGATATGGGTGATGATTTGCAGAACAAGACCGGGAAGAACGTTCGGGAGATCGGACGTGCCGGTAGAAAATAA
- a CDS encoding type II toxin-antitoxin system RelE/ParE family toxin — translation MTTLLLRKFVTLGVARYLYDKTFNHKGLRLLWEKDDTLKLSPGQVEKRRRILAVLNTAKSLDPIRAIPGYKLHALSGKMDGFWSVWVTGNYRVLFRFEKGDVFNVDYVDYH, via the coding sequence ATGACCACATTGCTGCTCAGAAAATTTGTAACCCTCGGGGTGGCACGCTATCTTTATGATAAGACTTTCAACCACAAAGGATTAAGGCTGCTTTGGGAAAAGGACGATACATTGAAGTTGTCTCCCGGGCAAGTCGAAAAGCGAAGGCGTATACTTGCGGTTTTGAATACCGCCAAAAGTCTTGACCCGATCAGAGCAATCCCGGGATACAAGCTGCATGCGCTGTCGGGTAAAATGGATGGGTTTTGGTCTGTCTGGGTTACCGGTAATTACCGGGTATTGTTCAGGTTTGAGAAAGGTGATGTCTTCAATGTTGACTATGTCGATTATCATTAA
- a CDS encoding HigA family addiction module antitoxin, which produces MESEMKPVHPGAVLREDILKEMKISVTRAAKELSVSRKQLSEVVNETAAISAEMAVRLESGFGVSAEFWLDMEKKYDIWRIKSSGRVQNVHRITAGPII; this is translated from the coding sequence ATGGAAAGCGAAATGAAGCCGGTACACCCCGGCGCGGTATTGCGAGAGGATATTCTGAAGGAAATGAAAATTTCGGTGACGCGTGCTGCAAAAGAATTGAGTGTAAGCCGCAAGCAGTTGTCGGAGGTGGTGAATGAAACCGCTGCTATTTCGGCTGAAATGGCTGTCAGATTGGAAAGCGGGTTCGGCGTTAGTGCGGAATTTTGGCTAGATATGGAGAAGAAGTATGATATCTGGCGAATTAAAAGCAGCGGCCGCGTTCAGAATGTGCATCGTATTACGGCAGGTCCTATTATTTAA
- a CDS encoding arylsulfatase: MRKYLLLIPLLTSSFLTQRADAQAPKPQRPNIVFILADDLGYGDVGFNGQKLIKTPNIDKLAKEGMIFNQFYAGTSVCAPSRSSLLTGQHTGHTYIRGNKGVEPEGQQPIADSVTTLAEVLKKSGYVTAAFGKWGLGPVGSEGDPNKQGFDRFYGYNCQSLAHRYYPEHLWDNSKKILLEGNKGLIHNKEYAPDLIQKKALSFVNAQDGKQPFFLFLPYILPHAELVVPDDSLFRYYKGKFEEKPHKGADYGPGANGGGYASQDFPHATFAAMVARLDLYVGQVMNALKKKGLDKNTLVIFTSDNGPHVEGGADPRFFNSGAGFRGVKRDLYEGGIREPFAARWPAAIKPGSKSDYIGAFWDILPTFAELANAPAPRNIDGISFTDALKGKAIQKKHDYLYWEFHEQGGRQAVRQGNWKAVRLKAAGNPDALVELYDLSKDPQEKNNLTPQFPEKAKELGQIMNRAHVSSAIFPFGSLATN, from the coding sequence ATGAGAAAATATTTGTTGCTAATACCCCTACTGACTTCCTCATTCCTTACTCAACGCGCCGACGCGCAGGCCCCAAAGCCGCAACGCCCGAATATCGTATTTATCCTGGCCGACGACCTTGGTTACGGCGACGTCGGTTTTAACGGACAGAAGCTCATCAAAACGCCCAATATCGATAAACTGGCGAAGGAGGGAATGATCTTTAACCAATTTTACGCCGGTACATCGGTGTGTGCGCCTTCGCGGTCGTCGCTGCTGACGGGGCAGCATACCGGCCATACGTATATCCGCGGCAATAAGGGTGTGGAGCCGGAAGGCCAGCAGCCTATTGCCGACTCGGTGACGACGCTGGCGGAGGTGCTCAAAAAATCGGGGTACGTGACGGCGGCATTTGGCAAGTGGGGGCTGGGGCCGGTTGGCTCGGAAGGCGATCCCAATAAGCAGGGCTTCGATCGTTTTTATGGTTACAACTGCCAAAGCCTCGCGCACCGCTATTATCCGGAACACCTTTGGGATAATAGCAAAAAAATACTGTTGGAAGGCAACAAAGGCCTTATTCATAACAAGGAATACGCGCCCGACCTGATCCAGAAAAAGGCGCTCAGCTTTGTGAATGCGCAGGATGGCAAGCAGCCTTTCTTCCTGTTTTTGCCCTACATTTTACCCCACGCCGAGCTGGTGGTGCCGGACGACAGCCTTTTCAGATATTATAAAGGTAAGTTCGAAGAAAAGCCGCACAAGGGCGCCGACTATGGCCCGGGTGCTAACGGCGGCGGCTATGCATCACAGGACTTTCCGCACGCGACTTTCGCGGCGATGGTGGCGCGCCTGGACCTTTATGTAGGCCAGGTAATGAATGCATTGAAGAAAAAAGGCCTTGACAAAAATACGCTGGTGATCTTCACGAGCGACAACGGCCCGCACGTCGAAGGAGGTGCCGATCCGAGATTTTTCAACAGCGGCGCCGGTTTCCGCGGCGTGAAGCGCGATTTGTACGAAGGCGGCATTCGCGAGCCATTCGCAGCCCGCTGGCCGGCCGCGATCAAGCCGGGTTCGAAAAGCGATTACATTGGCGCATTCTGGGATATTCTGCCCACTTTCGCCGAGCTGGCCAACGCGCCGGCCCCGCGTAACATCGACGGTATTTCATTTACCGATGCATTGAAAGGCAAGGCGATTCAGAAAAAGCACGATTACCTCTATTGGGAATTTCATGAGCAAGGCGGCCGCCAGGCGGTTCGCCAGGGTAACTGGAAGGCCGTCCGCCTGAAAGCCGCCGGAAATCCCGATGCATTGGTAGAGCTCTACGATCTTTCAAAAGACCCGCAGGAAAAGAATAACCTCACCCCACAGTTCCCCGAAAAAGCCAAGGAACTCGGCCAGATCATGAACCGCGCGCACGTTTCATCCGCGATTTTCCCGTTTGGCAGTCTGGCGACGAATTAA
- a CDS encoding response regulator — translation MSVRILIVDDHPLVLEGLKSLLADAEGVQVVGTATNAIEAIAFLKGNEVDIAFLDINLPDISGIDLCKKVKDQFPEVKTLALSTFNERAYVSRMIQNGASGYLIKSSGKEDILEAIAQVQAGGYFMNVQFDQVTPATAPKTVPFLTRREKEVLVLIAEGLTNPQIAEQLFISVTTVNSHRQNLLIKFEVSNTASLIKLAAGLGLI, via the coding sequence ATGAGTGTCAGAATCCTCATCGTAGACGATCACCCGCTGGTTTTGGAAGGACTTAAATCGCTGCTTGCCGACGCGGAGGGCGTGCAGGTCGTAGGCACGGCTACCAATGCGATCGAAGCCATTGCATTCCTGAAAGGCAACGAAGTCGACATCGCATTCCTGGACATCAACCTGCCCGACATCAGCGGCATTGATCTTTGCAAAAAGGTCAAAGACCAGTTTCCTGAGGTGAAAACACTCGCATTGAGCACCTTCAACGAACGCGCTTACGTATCGCGCATGATCCAGAACGGCGCTTCGGGCTACCTCATCAAAAGCTCCGGCAAGGAGGACATCCTCGAAGCCATCGCCCAGGTGCAAGCCGGGGGTTATTTCATGAACGTGCAATTCGATCAGGTAACGCCCGCCACCGCTCCGAAAACGGTGCCATTCCTCACCCGCCGCGAAAAGGAAGTTTTGGTACTAATCGCCGAAGGCCTCACCAACCCCCAAATCGCCGAACAACTATTTATCAGCGTGACGACGGTAAATAGCCATCGGCAGAATTTACTGATCAAGTTCGAAGTATCGAATACCGCTTCACTGATTAAGTTAGCTGCGGGGTTGGGGTTGATTTGA